Genomic window (Pseudomonadota bacterium):
GTTCGACTTCTACGATGAGGCTGAGCGTCGGGGAGCGCGGGTCTACCGGCCGCAGGAGAGCTGGCCGCCGATGGCACCGCACCTGCTCTACAAGGACGCGGGGCACTTGTCGGTGGAGGGAGCAGGTGCGTTCTTGCGTTACGTGGGCGTTCGCTCGCTTGCCGATTTGATCGATTAGGTAGTAGCGCTGAGGGCCGCGGTGCTACACCTGATGCTCCTCCGCCCATCCCCTAAGCTGATCAAGCACACCCAACGCACTACGCCCAAACGGGGTAATCGAGTACGCCACCGCAATCGGCCGCGTGCTCAGCACCTCCCGTTCTAGCAGCCCCGTGTCCTCCATCTCCTTCAGTCGCTGGTTGACCATCTTCTTGCTCGCCCCACCGAGCTGCCTGGCCAGGTCGTTGAAGCGCACAGGTCCGTCCCTCAAGTGCCAGAGAATCGAGCCCTTCCACTTGCCCCCGAGCAGCCGCATGCCGCGTTCGATGGGGCAGGGCTCCAGGCAGGGTTCGGCCACGGCTTTGCGGCGCACGGCGGTCTTCGTCGGCACAGATCACTCCAAAAAGGAATTAGGTTACTAAAAGTATACTGGTTGATATCGGTCACCTACTGTACCACCATGCCGCTCCCCCACCCACAGACAAGGGAACGCATCGGCACATGGCCAACGCATTCATCATCAACGCCCACCACCCGAGCGAGTTCTCAGCAGGCCGGCTCAACGGTTCGCTGGTCGACGAGGCGAGCGCGCTGCTGGCCGCCAAGGGCTACACCGTGCGCCACACCCACGTGCGGGAAGACTGGGACACGCAGGAGGAACTCGACAAGCACCAGTGGGCCGACGTCATCCTGCTGCAAACGCCGGTCAACTGGATGGAAGTGCCCTGGCGCTTCAAGCAGTACATGGACGATGTGTACAGCGCGGGGATGGCGGGCCAGCTGTGCGACGGCGACGGCCGCAGCCGCCACGATCCAGCCAAGCAGTACGGCGCCGGCGGCACGCTGACGGGCAAGCGCTACATGCTGTCCCTCACCTTCAACGCGCCGCGCGAAGCCTTCGATGACGAGGGTCAGTACCTCTTTCAAGGCAAGGGCGTCGACGATCTCTTCTTCCCCATGCACATGAACTTCCGCTTCTTCGGGATGACAGCGATAGACACCTTCGCGTGCTACGACGTGATCAAGAACCCGGATATCGACAACGACTTCCATCGCTTCGACGCCCACATCGCCAAACACTTCTGAGGATTTCAAATGAACACCACGAAGCTACACGCGGGCGACGCCTTCAAGCCCCTCGAGGTTTTCGACGATCGGCAAGCGCTGGTCGATATCGCCAAGCCGACCGGCGATGCCGACTGGCAGTTGGTGGTGGTCTACCGGGGTCGGCACTGCCCGCTGTGCACGAAGTTTCTGAACAGGCTGGCGAGCTTCCGGCAGCGCCTCAGCGATATCGGCATCGACATGGCCGCGGTGTCGGCGGACAGCCAGGCGCAGCTCGATGAACATCGCAGCCGCCTCGAGGTGAACTTCCCCCTCTACCACGGGCTGACCCTCGAGCAGATGCAGGCGCTAGGGCTCTACATCTCCGAACCGCGCTCAGCGAAGGAGACGGATCACCGCTTTGCCGAGCCCGCGTTGTTCGTGGTCAATGCCGAGGGGGCGCTGCAAGTGGTCGATCTCTCCAACAACCCCTTTGCGCGACCCGACGTGGAGACCTTCGTTTCAGGCCTCGAGTGGATCCGCAAGCCGGAGAACGACTACCCGATCCGGGGCACCTACGCCTACGAGTAACGCCCCGAAAGAGCGCTGATTTCGAACGCATCGACTTTCCGCCGCCGCTTGGCACGCTCGTGCGCGACGGGGCCTCTGCTCGAGGCCCCAGAGCAAATCCCGAGCCGGGGGCATGTCTACAAGGCTACCGCCGCCCCGCCGACCGCCCGTCCGCTAGCCAGCGTGCGCATGAGACGCGTCGCCGGGCAGACCTCGCCTTCGGGCAACAGATTCTTCTCTCCGTGATCCCTACCGCCGGGCAAAGGCGCAGGAAGGGACGACCCCAACGAATTCCTGCGAAAACGGAGAGAAAAAATGAGTTCCCAGTCCATCAGCCCCTTGCCCTGGGGGCAGCTCTCGCTGCTCGGTGCAGCGGTCGCGCTCACGCTCACGAGCATGTCGGCTACGGCGGGCCCTGTGCCCGAGAACATCGACTACGGCAACGTCATCGCCGAAGACGAGAGCTACCTCTACTACGCATCGCGGCGTGATTGGGACACGGAGACCTGTCACATCAATCACTACGGCGTGATCTACGGCCGCGTGCCCCACGGCGGCGACGCCGGGGATCGGGAGCAGCTCACCGTTGCCTGCGATGCGATTCGCCCGCAGGAGATGGTGATTACCCAAGACTACGTCTACTTCACGGAGCAGGCGCCGGCGGAGCTTCCCCTGGTGTACCGCGCCCCGATCGATGGCGCCGGTCCGGTAGAACTGCTGCATACGGCGATGAGCACCGCCATCGCCACCGATGGCGACTACGTGTACTACTTCGCGACCAGCGGGGTCACGCGTTTCCCCGTCGACAGCCCGAATGCCATCGAGTTCGTCGCAGGCCACATCGCCAACGGCACGATCAACGATCTGGAACACGCCGACGGTTGGTTGCTCTGGACGGAAACTGACGTCGCTGGCGGCGGTGCCATTCGTACGGTCCCCGCTGCCGGCGGTGCGGTGGGGTTGCTGGCAGCCACGGCGGGAACGCCGTGGGACCTCACCTACAGCGACGACTACATCTACTGGTCCGAGCTGGAGGGCAAGATCGTGCGCCGAGAGCAGGCCACGGGCATCACCGCGGTGATCTACAACCAAGCGGACCCCGTCTACGATCTTGATCTGACAGGTGACACGCTCGCTTTTACCCAAGGCTACGACGAGTCCGGCACGATCTGGCGCATGGACGAGAGCGGCGGGCCGGCCACCCTGATGGCCTTCGATCAGCCGGCGCCGCGCAACGTGACGTTCTCCGATGGTTACCTCTACTGGAACACCATCGGCCAGGTAAAACGCCTGCCCGAAGACGCCGTGGCCGATCCCCCGGACTACGTCGTCGATCGCATGGAAGTGACCCAAGGGGTGCAAGACGGCGCCCACACGATCCCGATGGTGCTCGGCAAGGCCACCTACGTCCGCGTCTATCCGCGCGAGGCCACCGGCACGGGATCTGTGCCGGTGACCGCTCATCTGCACGGCTTTCGCGACGGCATCGAGCTACCCAACTCGCCGATCGGGCCCTACGGTCCTCAGATCGATCCCCAAGGTGAGGTGGTGCAGCGTGGTCAACGCCTTCGCACCCTGAGCTTCGCCTTGCCGGAAGACTGGGTGCGCGACGATCTCTCCCTGCAGGTGGAGATCAATCCGATCGTTAACGGCAGCCGTCGTTACGAGACCAACTACGGCAACAACACCTTCCCTGCGGTCGCCCAGCAAACGGTATCGCTACATCACTCGAATCTGTGCCTGACGTCCTTTCGCGTATCCGCGATCGACGGCGATTCCAATGAGCTGATCTACGATCACCACAGCGACGACTACGCCCGGCAGCTGGAACGGACCGAGAGCTTGCTGGCAACACGCATCATCCCTGTGTTTCACCACACCCTGTTGCGCAAGGAGGACGGCTCCAGCTTCTACATGTCGTCCGACTCGAGCGCCTTGCTCGACACCATCAATGCTGTCGCAAACTGGACGGACCACGGGTTTGTCTGCGGCGATGCGCGCCAGGTCTTCATGGGACTGGTCCATCCGGACGCGCCCGTGAGCAAGGGTGGTGCGGTGCTACCAGGCACCAACGCAGGCTGGGCGCACATGCTCCTCGGCACGGCCAAGGAGGAGTACAACCAACCCTTGGGCGGGGTCAAACTCGCGCATGAAACCCTCCATGCCGTTGGCTTCGATCACGTCGATTGCGGAACGGACATCGACGGACCCTACGCCGACTACCCCTACGATCCTTGCTACCTCGGTGGCAGCGACGATCAGGAAGCGGCGTGGGGCTTCGACGGCATCAGCCGAGAGCCCCTGGACCCCATGAGCTCCAACACCGGCGACATCATGACGTACACCAGCAATCGCTGGGTCTCCGACTGGACGTGGCGTGAGCTGTTCGAAGATCTCTACCAGCCTGCCAACGCCCAGCGCATGGAACCGTCGCCGCAGGTGCTCTGGGTGAGCGGCACCGTGGGTCGTACGGAAGGCGCCATGCGCCTGCACGCCGGGTTCCATTTCCCCGCTGACCAGATGACCTCCCAGCAACGCCAGCTCTACAACGAGGGTGTAGGTGACCAGTCACCGCGTGGTTCCCATCGCCACCTTGAAGGGCACCGCCATAGTCATGGGCACCATCACCACCACGACCATGCCGGTCTGACGAGGCTCGATGGCTACGTGCTCGAAGCACTGGATGAGCGCGGTCGCGTACTGCACCGCCAGCCGGTGCAGGCCCAGGCGGTGGTGGACGGCTCGCCCACGGCGAGTGCAGGGTTCGTCGCGGTGCTGCCTTGGATAGAGGACACCGTGGAGCTGAGGCTCCGTGACGCCCTCGGTGGCCGTGCGGTGGCGCTCCAACCCGGTCAGCGGCTGCCTTCCCTGTCGGTGTCGGTGGCGGCCAGCGACGACGCGTTGGAGGTAGTGGTGCACGCGTCGGATAGGGACCGTGATCCCCTGGCGTTCGTCTACCAGTACAGCCCTGACGGCGGCACCACGTGGACGGCGCTCGCCACGGGCACGCCCCTCACCGAACTCGCGGTGGATGCCACGGGCCTTGCGGGTAGCGCCGCCGGCGGTTCACTCGTCCGCGTCTACGCGAGCGACGGGCTGAACACCGTGTCGGCCCTGTCGGCGTCCTTCGACGTGTCGCGCAAGGTGCCGAGTGCCTTCATCGCCTCGCCGAAGAGCGGTGAGGTGATCCCCCAAGGTGACGGCGTGCTCCTGCGCGGCCTCGGCATCGACGCCGAGTGCTGTGACACATCCGCTGGCGAGCAGCTGCACTACAGCTGGAGCGTGGATGACGTGGTCGTGGGCCTTGGCCGC
Coding sequences:
- a CDS encoding helix-turn-helix domain-containing protein, whose protein sequence is MPTKTAVRRKAVAEPCLEPCPIERGMRLLGGKWKGSILWHLRDGPVRFNDLARQLGGASKKMVNQRLKEMEDTGLLEREVLSTRPIAVAYSITPFGRSALGVLDQLRGWAEEHQV
- a CDS encoding NAD(P)H-dependent oxidoreductase; translation: MANAFIINAHHPSEFSAGRLNGSLVDEASALLAAKGYTVRHTHVREDWDTQEELDKHQWADVILLQTPVNWMEVPWRFKQYMDDVYSAGMAGQLCDGDGRSRHDPAKQYGAGGTLTGKRYMLSLTFNAPREAFDDEGQYLFQGKGVDDLFFPMHMNFRFFGMTAIDTFACYDVIKNPDIDNDFHRFDAHIAKHF
- a CDS encoding redoxin domain-containing protein, whose amino-acid sequence is MNTTKLHAGDAFKPLEVFDDRQALVDIAKPTGDADWQLVVVYRGRHCPLCTKFLNRLASFRQRLSDIGIDMAAVSADSQAQLDEHRSRLEVNFPLYHGLTLEQMQALGLYISEPRSAKETDHRFAEPALFVVNAEGALQVVDLSNNPFARPDVETFVSGLEWIRKPENDYPIRGTYAYE